The following proteins come from a genomic window of Lycium ferocissimum isolate CSIRO_LF1 chromosome 4, AGI_CSIRO_Lferr_CH_V1, whole genome shotgun sequence:
- the LOC132054277 gene encoding uncharacterized protein LOC132054277, with protein sequence MHCRIPLSLTSTGPTPYLLVYGTEAVIPAEVEIPSLRIIQEAELDDAEWIRKRYEQLALIEEKRMIVVCHGQMYKQRMARAFNKHVRTRVFQIGQLVLKRIFPNQEEYKGKFALNWQGTYMVRKVLSGGAVVLAEIYDQEWPKAINSDAIKTYYM encoded by the coding sequence ATGCATTGTCGGATACCGTTATCGCTGACTTCAACTGGACCCACCCCATACCTGTTGGTGTATGGCACTGAAGCAGTGATACCAGCCGAAGTAGAAATCCCTTCACTTCGAATAATACAAGAAGCTGAATTGGACGACGCGGAATGGATCCGTAAAAGGTATGAGCAACTGGCTCTGATAGAGGAAAAGAGAATGATTGTTGTTTGCCATGGTCAAATGTATAAGCAAAGAATGGCGCGTGCTTTCAACAAACATGTAAGAACTAGGGTGTTTCAAATTGGGCAATTAGTACTCAAACGAATATTCCctaatcaagaagaatacaaaggaaagttcGCACTAAACTGGCAAGGGACCTATATGGTGCGAAAAGTACTATCAGGAGGAGCCGTAGTACTTGCtgaaatttatgatcaagagTGGCCAAAAGCGATAAATTCAGATGCCATTAAAACATACTACATGTGA
- the LOC132054924 gene encoding transcription factor DUO1-like, giving the protein MERRRSSSSYHGHRYQYNDDDEMGEIKKGPWKAEEDEVLINHVKKYGPRDWSSIRSKGLLQRTGKSCRLRWVNKLRPNLKNGVKFSAEEERTVIELQGQFGNKWARIATYLPGRTDNDVKNFWSSRQKRLARILRTSAPQPGKSQNNKNSSQTSAFQESPPVEAPKFSSSTEPEESLSKSQQSCSSSYIGNSDMINVVPLPDLVNPNSIPFESNLLQLDFTPTDQKKLGIIESHIQTDFALPLENQEFPMPSFIDVFGHEFNGSELDNVQVPLVPCAEHVVKREIEKALTPDTFIDDFPLDMFDHIEPLPSPSEW; this is encoded by the exons ATGGAAAGAAGAAGATCGTCATCTTCATATCATGGTCATCGTTATCAGTATAACGATGACGATGAAATgggagaaataaagaaaggaccATGGAAagcagaagaagatgaagtgctTATAAATCATGTGAAGAAATATGGTCCAAGAGATTGGAGCTCCATTCGATCCAAAGGTCTTTTGCAACGAACTGGAAAATCTTGTCGTCTTCGTTGGGTCAATAAACTTAGACCTAACTTAAAGAA TGGAGTGAAATTTTCGGCAGAGGAGGAAAGGACAGTGATTGAACTACAGGGACAATTTGGGAATAAATGGGCAAGAATTGCTACATATTTGCCTGGAAGAACTGACAATGATGTTAAGAATTTTTGGAGTAGTCGACAGAAGAGGTTGGCTAGGATTTTGCGAACATCAGCACCACAGCCTGGCAAGtcccaaaataacaaaaatagcaGTCAAACTTCTGCTTTTCAAGAATCTCCCCCAGTTGAG GCACCTAAATTCAGCTCATCAACAGAACCCGAAGAGTCATTGTCCAAGTCACAACAATCTTGCTCATCATCCTATATTGGTAACTCTGACATGATCAACGTGGTCCCCTTGCCAGATCTAGTGAATCCAAATTCAATCCCTTTTGAATCAAACCTACTTCAACTTGACTTTACTCCTACCGATCAGAAGAAACTTGGGATAATAGAGTCACATATTCAAACTGACTTTGCTCTGCCAttagaaaatcaagaattcCCCATGCCTAGCTTCATAGATGTTTTTGGACATGAGTTCAATGGTTCTGAATTAGATAATGTGCAAGTCCCACTTGTACCATGTGCTGAGCATGTTGTGAAGAGAGAAATTGAGAAGGCACTTACTCCAGATACCTTCATTGATGACTTCCCTCTGGATATGTTTGATCATATTGAACCTCTCCCAAGCCCATCTGAATGGTGA